The window AGAATCTCGATATCCGGCTCGCCGAAGATCACAAACAGGTTCCCCTTGCCGGTGTTCTTCAGGTCTTCGGCCATGTGCAGGTCGGCGTTCATGCGGGCCTTCAGCACGGGTAGCTTGCCCAGCTTGTTGAACTCGGTGGCATGGGCCTCGTAGTTGAAGGCACAGGCAATCAGCACGTCAAAATTGGCGTCCCCCGCCTCGCGGGCCGCCTGCACCAGGTCTTGCCGCTGCACGGTGCCAAACTCCGGGCCGATGAAGATGGCGGCTCGCATTTCGTTCTTGTTGACAGGATGAACAGGATTCTCAGGATGCTTTGCCTGGTTCTTATCCTGTGCATTCTGTCGATAGGTTCCCGCGGCGCAAACCATCTCTCCCGGCCAGGGGACGAGCGACGTGAACGTAATCCGGTCCTCTTTGTGGGCCTGCTGCACGCCGGCGGTTTTGAGGTTCTCCAGGATGATTTGTGCGAAGTCCGGCACGTGACTCCGGTCGCTTACGCTTCCGGCTCGCCGGGTGGATTTCAGCGGGTCGATCAGCTCGTCGTTTTCATCGACGCCCAAGACGCGATGCGGCGAGAGACTTTCGACGGTAAACGGCCCGGCCACGCGGACCTTCTTCTTGTCTTCATACGGCTTGTCGTAGAGATATTCGAACTCCGCCTTGGCGGCAATGCTGGCGTCGATCTCTTTCTGCCGCGCGATGCGGGCCTCCCACCAGGCAGCGTGAAGTGCCTGAGTGGCTTTTGGCCAGTGGGGATCGGCTGCGCGGGGAATCTCCCACTCCTCCCAGGGCTTGTTTTGGACAGGATTCACAGGATGGGCAGGAAGGTTTTTTGAATCCGTCATTCCTTTCGATTCAATTCCGCCTTGTTGATCCTGTAAATCTTGTTCATCCAGTCCCAATTCCTTGTTTTGGACAGGATTCACAGGATGGGCAGGAAGGTTTTTTGAACCCTTCATTCCTTTCGATTCAGTTCCGCCTTGCCGATCCTGTAAATCCTGTTCATCCTGTCTCAATTCCTCGTTCAGTGCCTGTCTCAGCGGTTCTAGCCGCGTTTGCCACTTCTCCCAGATCACGTCGATTTCGGCGTTGTTGGCAATGCTTTTGAGCGTGATGTGCGGCACGCGCTCATAGACAAAGCCGTGGCGGAGATTGCCGTGCGTGGGCTGCGTGGAAGGAGCGGACTGCGTGACTTCCGCTTCCTTGTGCTGCCCGTCGGGCGAATCGGCGAGCAGATAGCCCATTTGCGGATCGTGTTGTGGTGGACGCCGAGGTACTCGGCCGCCTCCGCGGTGTGCAGATATTCCGATAATTTCGTCATCGGCTTGGCCTCCGACCATTGGGCGAGGAAATCGCTGGACCCTCAGGTTAACAAACCCTATACGATTTGAACACCGCGCGCCCGTGGTCGGCCCAATGTTGGCCAACGGCAAGTGGCGATGCAATTTTCGGTGGAATGGTTGCCCACCGCGCTGGTCTTCGTTTCGCGCTTGGGTCTCTTGCGTGGCTGCGCGATGCAGGGCGGCTGGATTCAGCACGCCGAGCTGGAACCGAGCACACCGAGAGCGATGCTGTTCGTGGCGTCGCCTGATGCTCGAATATCGCTTTTAGGAAAACGCGGCGGCCAGGGCTTGGTCGAGGTCGTCGCGCAGGTCGTCGAAGGCTTCGAGACCGATCGACAGCCGCAGCAAGCCGTCGGAGATGCCGTGGGCTTTGCGGTCGACCGCCGCATAGCTGGCGTGGGACATGGAAGCGGGTTGTTCGATCAAGGACTCCACGGCGCCAAGACTGACGGCCAGACGGAAGAGTTTTGTCGACGAGGCGAGACGCTTGGCGGCGGTAAAGTTTTCGCCGAGGTCGAAGCTAACCATCGCGCCAAAGCCGTTGTGCATTTGGCGGTTCGCGATTTCGTGGCCAGGATGGTTGGGCAGGCCCGGATAGAGGACGCGCTGCACGCGGCCGTGGCGGCTGAGCCACTCGGCAATTTGCATGGCCGTGCGAGCGCTTTCGCGGACGCGGAGTTCGAGCGTTTTCAAGCCGCGAGAGCACAGGTACGACTCCCACGGCGCCATCACGGCGCCGGTGGCGTTTTGGATGAAGTAGAGGCGATTATAGAGTTCTGGGTCTTTGACGATCAGTGCGCCGCCAAGAACGTCGCTATGACCGCCGATGTACTTGGTGGCCGAGTGCATCGAGATGTCGGCCCCGATTTCGAGCGGCCGGGTAAAGACCGGCGTGGCAAAGGTGTTATCGACTCCGAGCAGTGCTCCTCGTTTTTTTGCAATCGCAGCGCAAGCGGCCAAATCGGTAATCGACATCAGTGGATTGCCGGGGCTTTCGACCCAAATTAGTTTCGTCCGCGGCGTGACGGCAGCTTCGACGGCGGCCAAATCGGATGTGTCGACGAGCGACACATCGACCGCCGCACGGCTGGTGAGCTGGTGCAACAAGCGATAAGTGCCGCCGTAAATGTCGCAGCCGGCGAGCACATGGTCGCCGGGGTTGAATAGCAACATGGCGCAGTGAATGGCCGCCATGCCGGACGAAAATGCCAAGGCATGCGTCCCCGATTCAAGATTCGCGAGCGTTTTTTCGAACGCCTTTCGCGTGGGATTGCCGCTGCGCGAGTAATCGAACTCGCCCCACTGGCCGGGGCCGGGCTGGACAAACGTCGAAGACAAATAGACCGGCGGCACCACTGCGCCCGTTTGCGGATCTTGTTCTTGTCCAACGTGAATGGCGCGAGTGCGAAATTGCATGGGAAATTGTGATGCGGAGCGATGGATCCATTCGATAGCGTGCGGCGAACCGGACGAACCGTCGAATCGAGGATCCCCTGGCGGATCAGCTTTGCTCCAACTATTGCGCAAGCGCTTGTTGGAGATCGTCGATGAGATCGTTCGTATTTTCGATCCCGCACGCCATGCGAATCATATTGTCATAAATTCCGAAACGGCGGCGATCTTCGGGGGTGCATTCGTAGTAGCTCATCACCAGCGGCTGTTCGATCAGCGATTCGACGCCGCCGAGGCTGGGAGCAATGCGCGGGATGCGAACGCGATCGACGATGTCCGCGGTAGCCCGCCAGTCGGCGTCGCGCACTTGGAAAGTGACAAGCCCGCCAAAGCCGCGCATCGTGCGCTGGGCGACTTCGTAGTAGGGATGCGACGGCAAACCAGGGTAATAGACTCGTTCGATCCGCGGATGATCGGCGAGAAACTCGGCGATCGCCAGTCCGTTTTCATTATGCCGCTGCATGCGCAGTTCGAAGGTTTTCAGGCCGCGTTCGAGCAGATAGATGTTGTGCGGCGAATTGATGGCACCGGTGATGCCGCGGAGCTTGCGAACGGGTTCGAGCTTTTCGGCCGTGCCCACCAGCGCACCGGCGAGCAGGTCGTTGTGCCCACCTAGATATTTCGTGGCGGAATGGAGCACGTAATCGACGCCGGCCGCCAAGGGCCGGATGTTGTAGGGCGTGCCGAGCGTGGCGTCGATGATGGTTTCGACATGCTTGCGGCGGCCGAGGTCGGCGAAGCGCTCGAGATCGACGATGCTGAGATGCGGATTCGTGGGCGATTCGCTGATCAGAAATTTCGTGTTTTCCGTAATGGCGGCTTCCATCGCGCCGTAGTCGCAGGCGCGTACCTGCCGC of the Pirellulales bacterium genome contains:
- a CDS encoding aminotransferase class I/II-fold pyridoxal phosphate-dependent enzyme; the encoded protein is MAIKQVTKPENSSTSPAEKSLARGNPKLGASTLAVHAGEDRQKAAHSITDPIYVASTYTFADTQSVIDYIEQKQTREEYGRYGNPSERVVERKLAALEGGESALLFSTGMSALVVLLIAKLNAGDEVVFFDECYHRSREFCGKHLSRFGVVTRQVRACDYGAMEAAITENTKFLISESPTNPHLSIVDLERFADLGRRKHVETIIDATLGTPYNIRPLAAGVDYVLHSATKYLGGHNDLLAGALVGTAEKLEPVRKLRGITGAINSPHNIYLLERGLKTFELRMQRHNENGLAIAEFLADHPRIERVYYPGLPSHPYYEVAQRTMRGFGGLVTFQVRDADWRATADIVDRVRIPRIAPSLGGVESLIEQPLVMSYYECTPEDRRRFGIYDNMIRMACGIENTNDLIDDLQQALAQ
- a CDS encoding PLP-dependent transferase produces the protein MQFRTRAIHVGQEQDPQTGAVVPPVYLSSTFVQPGPGQWGEFDYSRSGNPTRKAFEKTLANLESGTHALAFSSGMAAIHCAMLLFNPGDHVLAGCDIYGGTYRLLHQLTSRAAVDVSLVDTSDLAAVEAAVTPRTKLIWVESPGNPLMSITDLAACAAIAKKRGALLGVDNTFATPVFTRPLEIGADISMHSATKYIGGHSDVLGGALIVKDPELYNRLYFIQNATGAVMAPWESYLCSRGLKTLELRVRESARTAMQIAEWLSRHGRVQRVLYPGLPNHPGHEIANRQMHNGFGAMVSFDLGENFTAAKRLASSTKLFRLAVSLGAVESLIEQPASMSHASYAAVDRKAHGISDGLLRLSIGLEAFDDLRDDLDQALAAAFS